The Actinomyces viscosus genome segment TGCGGATCGCGCCCTTGGCCCGCGCCGGGTCGGCCAGCGCCTCCAAGGCCCGTCCTCGTGGCCCGCTCGCGCAGCTCATCGGGGTACTTCTTCTGTCCCATGACAGTGATCCTTCCGTGTCATCACTGCCTCCATCAAACCCGGGGCGATTCAAGTCTCAGGCACGTCGAGGTCTCTCAGGTGGCGTGTGTAGCAGCTCCCATCATCGGGGGACCTCGACCCCTACCTGGTGTAACGACGCACCCACCCCACCTATACACTTCAATAGGCTTCAGCTACCACACCCTCAAACGCGAAGAGCCGGTTTAGTTGGTTGTGGTTGTTCCTGGCGGTGGTGGTCGTGGTGGGTGTCGGGGGCCCAGGCGGCTTCGTGCTCGGCGGGGGTGCGCATGCCGATGGCGGAGTGAGGGCGAATGGTGCCCGTACCAGTGGACCCACTCGGCGGTGGCGACCACGGGCGGCGTCGATGTCCTCCCAAGGTCCCTGGTTACGGATGAGCCCCGGCCTTGTACAGCGAGTTGAGCGCCTCGGCCAGAGCGTTGTCGTAGGAATCCCCCTTAGAGCCTACAGAGGCGACTGCCTCGCAGTCTGATAGGGCCTGCCCGTAGCGGATGGACCGGTACTGCACGCCGCGGTCGCAAGTGGTGCACCAGGCCAGAGAGATCAGCCCCGGTGCGTTTTCGCTGCCAGACGGCCATCTTGAGGGCGTCCAGAGCCAGGTCGGTGCACACTGGCCGGTAGGTGGTCTGCCACCCCACGATCCGCCGCGAGAACACGTCGGTGACGAAGGCGACGTAGACCCACCCCGAGAACGTACGCACATAGGTGATGTCGGCGACCCACAGCTCGTTGGGCCTGAACGCGCTGAAATGCCTTTTGACGAGGTCGGCCGGGCACCGGTCCGGAGGTGCCGAGCGGGTCGTCCTGGGCGACTTGGCGCGCCTGACACCGTGCAGACCCAGGTCGCCCATGAGCCGCTCGACGGTACAGCGGGCCACGTGACCGGCTCCGTGACGCTCGGCGACCTCAAGGGCGACCCCGCATCACGTGCATCTTGCGGGCCCCCAGCACCGAGTAGCTGGTTCTTGTGGACCCTGGATATCTCCGCCTTGAGGGCCTCGTCGAGCAACGACCTGGCTGATGGAGGACGGCTACGACGGGCGTAGTAGGTGCTCGGGGCGATCTGCACACCAGCCTCGCTGAGCGTGGCGCAGATCGGCCAGGCCCCGAACTCCTCCTTCTTGGCCTCGATGTACTGACAGATCAGCGCGACGGGCGCTCACACTCCGCCGCGAAAAAAGCCGACGCGCTCTTCAGGATCGCGTTGGCTCTTCGCAGCTCTCGGACCTCCTTCTCCAGCTCCTTGATCCGCTGCGCTTCATCGGTGGTGGTTCCCGGTCTTAGACCACCATCGACCTGGGCCTTCTTGACCCAGGAGCGCAGAGCCTCGGGGTGGACTCCCAGCTCCTCGGCGATCCTGCGGATCGCGCCCTTGGCCCGCGCCGGGTCGGCCAGCGCCTCCAAGGCCCGTCCTCGTGGCCCGCTCGCGCAGCTCATCGGGGTACTTCCTCTGTCCCATGACAGTGATCCTTCCGTGTCATCACCGCCTCCATCAAACCCGGGGCGATTCACTTACTGCGTCGTCGGGCTTCTGGTTCGCCACCGTAGGGGCGAGCGGCGGCCTCGACGTGGTCGAATATCGGTACCAAGCTGGGTTCGTGCGCTGATGACCTGGAGACGGTGTGCACGGGGCGTCTGGCGGGTCAGGAGTCGTTGGCTGTGGCGACGTTCAAGTCGTTGCAGGCTGGGTCTGCTTCGCACCTGAGGATGACCGGTCAGGTGGCCGGCGCGATCTCGGGTGGGTTGACGGTGGCCTCGGTGATTGTGCGGATGGTGCATGACCTGGTGCGTGACGCGATTGCTGATGTGATCGGTAAGGTGGCCTCGAAGGTGGCGATCGGGGTGCTGACGGCGGGTCTGGCGGCGCCGTGGGCGGTGGCCTCGGTGATTGCTGATGTGTCGTCGTGGGTGACTCGCCTGTCCAAGGAGGTCGCCGACGTGGTTCTGTCGGCCAGGAACCTCAAGGGCCTGCTGGACAAGGCCAGCAAGCTGCTTGACGATGTGGGTGCGGCTTTCGGTCGTATCACCTCCAGTATCGGTGAGGCTGCGGCTAAGGCCGGTGACGGCGTTGCCGGGGCTGCTCGGCAGGTCGGTGACTTCCTGTCCTCCCTGCGCCCGCAGCAGGCACTGGCCGGGGCGCCGGGTATGACCACGCGCCAGGCCCGTGAGGTGACCAAGGCTAGCCCCACCGTCTACAGGCCCAAGGGTCCCAAGACCACCAAGCCCTCACGGTCCAACCCCAACGAAGGCCGCTGGGGCCAAAAACGCAAAGAGACCCCAACAGAGTCCGCCAGCGGTGCTGGCAAGTCCGAGGTTGATCCGAAGAATGATCGGACTGACCGTGGTGACCGTCGCGACGCCAGAGGCCGCTTTACAGAGCGTAACGGCGGGGCGAACACCTATGCCGACTACGAGCGCCAAGGAAGAGAAGTGTATTCTCAACAGAGAGAAGAGGCTGGCAAACCTCTTCAGCGGATGGTTGAGGAGCAGCGTAAGGCTCACGTAGACGGGGTCGAACAGGGGCGGTTCTATGATGGGTTGGCTCAGGAGGCGGATGGTACCTGGACTGGGATTGAGAATAAGCACGGCTCCGCCTCCCTTAAGGCGGAGCAGAGAGAATTCGATCGGGCTGTCTCCTCTGACAACCCAGCACGAGTTCGTCTCGACACAGGCGAGGTGATATAGTGGAGTTTAAACGAGATTATTTTGTGAGTCGGTAGGGGAACTTGTTTGCCTGGATGAAGGTCTCGAATGCTTGTCGGGTTTGGGGGAATGTGGCTCTTTGGTGGTTGCTGATACTGTCCTTTGCTTCTTTCCAGACGTGCTCGATGGGGTTCTCGTCGGGGCTGTAGGCGGGTAGGTTGATCAGGTGGATCCTCTCGAGGTTCTTGATGGTCTTGAGGCTGTTTGTGAGCTTTGCTGAACGGTGCCAGGAGGCGTTGTCCCACACGATGACGATCTTCTTCTTGTCGGGGTGCTTCACGGTCAGGTCGATCAGGGCCTGGGTGATGGTGCCGGTGTCCTGCCAGTCGAGGGTCATCAAGTCGACGGTGCCGTCGGTCTCGTGCAGGAAGCCGATGTAGGACTGGGCCTGGCGGCGGCGGTCGACCTCCAGGCGGGCGGCGTCCCCCCGGCGGATCCACGCCCTGCGCACGATCGCCTCGTGCTCGATACGCACCTCGTCGGCGCACACCACCATCACCTCGGGATCGGACCACTTGCGGACGATCTCGGAACGGATCTGGCTCATGCGCTGGTCAACGTCCGCCTGGGGCGGGCGGCGCTGGTCAACGGTCTGGGGGCGGTGGAAGGACAGGCCCGCCATGTGCAGCAGGAACCGGTAGGAGGCGGCAGAGGCGTACTCCACCTCGAAGTGGTCGTAGACCCAGGCCGCCAGATGGGGCACGTCCCAGAACCCGATGGGCAGGCCCTGCTCCGACGGGGGCCGGGACAGTACCCCGGCCACCTCCTGGCGCTGGGTGGCGGTGAGCCTGGAGGCGTTGAGGTTGCCGGCGTGACCGGTGTGGATTGAGGCCAGGCGGTACCGGTTCCACTCCCGAGCCCAGCTGCGCACCGTCTCGGGCGTGCGCTCGACGACCTGGGCCACGACCGCGGTATCCACACCCTTGGACAGCAGCACGACCGCCTCGGACTTCAAACGCATCAACCTGTAAGGCGCCTGGTGCTTATAGCCCTGCAAAACAGTCCACTCATCATCACTAACCACGACCCTGTCCATCCCAGCATGATATTCCGCCCTCGACCCGAGAGCTCACACGAAACGCCGACAACACAAGAGACGACAACAAAAGAAGCCAGCACCAGCAGCCAAGCACCCCACGAGAAAGCGACACCCCCACATCGGACGCCCCACGAATACCCGATCACCAACCCAACAACAAAACCAGCAACACGAATCTTGTTTTAATCACACTATAGAAGTCGTGAGAGTGGCGTATACTTACGAGTAGCCTTGAGGAGGATGAAATGGAAAGACGTTTTACGACATGGACCGTCAGTCCGAGGTTCGGCTTAAGGAATAATTTCCTCACTCCGCAGACGCCGAACATAATTTTCAACGAGATAAAAGATCAGCTGGAGTCTCCGAAATTCCTGCGACTCGGCGGTTTCTTTTCGTTTGGTGTGTGCGCGCTTCCGGAGGGGGTGATGTGGCCGGAGGATGTTCCCAAGAACGACCCTTCCCTCAACAGCTACATGCAGGTCGCAGGTGTTCATGAGGCGATGACTGTTGAGGTGCGGGTCTCCGACGGAGGTGACTCCTACACTCACTACGCGGTGGCTCGTGAGCCTGTGGCTGATCCTGAGGCGTGGGCGACGGTGTCCTGGGATGACGGGGGCCCTGAGCCCTTCAGGATCCAGGTCCACCCTGAGGAGGTGTTCACCGGTGAGCAGGCTGTGCCGGTGTTTCGGGCCTACATTGAGGACGGTGCCCTGCCGCCGGTCGAGCTGCTGCGCCGACTTGATGTCTGACCGCACGAAGAACAAGAGGGCCCTGTGGTCCTGTGTCCCCCGCCCGGCGCAGGACCGCAGCCTCTTTT includes the following:
- a CDS encoding IS630 family transposase; translated protein: MRLKSEAVVLLSKGVDTAVVAQVVERTPETVRSWAREWNRYRLASIHTGHAGNLNASRLTATQRQEVAGVLSRPPSEQGLPIGFWDVPHLAAWVYDHFEVEYASAASYRFLLHMAGLSFHRPQTVDQRRPPQADVDQRMSQIRSEIVRKWSDPEVMVVCADEVRIEHEAIVRRAWIRRGDAARLEVDRRRQAQSYIGFLHETDGTVDLMTLDWQDTGTITQALIDLTVKHPDKKKIVIVWDNASWHRSAKLTNSLKTIKNLERIHLINLPAYSPDENPIEHVWKEAKDSISNHQRATFPQTRQAFETFIQANKFPYRLTK
- a CDS encoding NTP pyrophosphohydrolase — protein: MERRFTTWTVSPRFGLRNNFLTPQTPNIIFNEIKDQLESPKFLRLGGFFSFGVCALPEGVMWPEDVPKNDPSLNSYMQVAGVHEAMTVEVRVSDGGDSYTHYAVAREPVADPEAWATVSWDDGGPEPFRIQVHPEEVFTGEQAVPVFRAYIEDGALPPVELLRRLDV